The Acidobacteriaceae bacterium nucleotide sequence GATGCCGCGAATTGTGGCTCGTTTGCTGCGCGAGGTGCCGGGGTTGACGGTGGTGCATCAGGCCGGTGCACGGCATCTGGAGATGACTCGTGCGGCGTTTGCGGCGAGCGAGGCTGATCCTGCGCGGTGGTCGGTCGAGGCGTTTCTGGCAGACATGCCTGCGCAGTATGCCGCAGCGGATGTCGTATTGGCGCGGTCGGGTTCTACGGTCAGTGAGCTATGCGCGGCGGGCAAGCCGTCGCTGCTGGTTCCGTTTCCGCAGGCTGCGGACGATCATCAGCGGAAGAACGCCGAAGTGCTGGCAGAGGCTGGTGCGGCGCGGATGATTCTGCAACGCGATGTGACGGCCGAGGTGCTGGCGGAGAATCTGCTGGAGATGCTGAGGGATCAGGCACTGCGGAGCAATATGTCGCGTGCCGCGCGGTCGCTGGCCAAGCCGGGAGCTCTGGACCGCATAGCCGGAATGGTTGTGCGGCTGGCTGAGGGTAGAGGGTAGAGAAAAGAAAACGGCTGAGGCGGGTTGCCTCAGCCGTTGCTGTTCTTGCGGGTCTAGTGGTGTCCGCCGTTGCTGTGGCTTCCGCCGCCACCGCCGCCGTGGGATCCACCGCTGGGTGCGCCACCACCGTGAGAGGCGCCACCACCGGAAGGCTGTCCACCGCCGTGGGACGAGCTGCCACCGGAAGACTGGGCTCCATGAGCGGAGCTTCCTCCAGAAGGCTGCCCGCCGCCGTGGTATCCGCTGGACTGTCCGCCACTGTAGCTCTGGGGGGTGGATGTGCTTCCGCTACGGTTGTTGCTTCCGCCGTTGTTATAGCTTCCGCCACCATTGCTGGGCTGTCCGCCGCCATGGTTGTTGTAGCCGGAGTTTCCGCCAGGCTGTCCACCGTGGTTAGAGTACCCCTCCGAACCGCGACCGTTGATGGACGAACCATGGTTGAAGTTTCCACCACCGCCGTGTCCGCCGTTGGAGTACTGCGAGGGCGGATGCGACTGGAAGGAGGCTCCGCCGGGATGGCCGTTATAGCCAGCGTACGGACGGTTGTAGACCGAGCCACGGAAGCCGGGGCCGAAGTGGCCGTAGGAGCGGTTGTACCAGAAGCGTCCACCGTTCCAGTAGCCGCCGTAGAAGCCTACGCCGAAGTAGCCGAAGCCGTAGTTGATGCCGCCGTAGTAGCCGACAGTACGACCCCAGTAGCCGGCATTCCAGTAATAGCCTCCGGTACCCCAACCCCACCAGCCGGGCGTCCAAAGAGCGTCGGTGTAGGGAGGCATAACCCAGGCGCCGTCGACCCAGTAGTAGCCGTCGGGGCCCCAGGCATAGTAGCCGGGCGTCCAGATGTAGCCGTCGCCGGGGATTTCGGGCTGATCGTATGCCGGGATCGGAGGCGGTGCGTAGCCCGCGGTAATGCCTACGGCGACCTGTGCCTGTGCCGCAGGAGCCTGAATAAGTGCCGCAACGCCGAGCACGGCGACTGCGAGGGTAGTACGAATTGCGCCCTTGATCTTCATGATTTCAATCCTGCCACGCGTGGCCTTCGGTTTTTCCTGCGAATCTGCTGCAGGTTTCGCGGCCCACGCGAGAAATTTGCGACCGGTATTGCTCTTTCCCGGCTCTCGTACAGATTAGACACAAGTGTGTCGGTGGAGTTGCGCGGAGTTTTGCTCTCCAAAGATAGTGTCAGGGCCAGATAGCCGTTTGTTACTTGAGGATGAGCGGTATAAGATTTTCGAACTGTGCAGGCAGGCGTAGGTAGATGGCTGTCATCTCGTGATCGCCCTTGGGGGCGAATTGAATCGTTCCGTGGATCGATTGATCGTTAGGGTGGATCCAGCTGTCTGTGCCGATGCCTTTCGTGTTGGGAGGCGTAGTGAACTCAACGAAGGTGTCGGAACGATAGGTTAGCTTGTCGGTTGGATAGGGGCCGAATGGGAAATCTTTCGCAGGTTCAATGCCCTCCGCTATGACGCTTCGCGCGTAACTCCTATATTTGGGGAAGACACGTGCGACGGTCTTCGCCACCGCAAGGCGGCCTGATGTGTCGCCTAACATCTCCGCTACTTGAATGCCATAGCCGGTGATGCCTCTCCATCTCGGTTTGGAGTTGAAGTAGTCACTGGTGGAAATCGGTTCGGGACGGACAAAGAGTTGATGGCCGTCCGATCCCTCAAGAGCGAAGCAGTGCCAACCTTTAGGTGCGAGAATGCCGGGGCCGCCTTTGGCTTGGTAGTAGGCAAGTTGGCCACTAGGATCCTTTGGGATGATGCCTGTTGGCCTGGTCGGCGCGGGCTCGGATCCTGTTTGCCCATCACTCGGGCAGCCAACGAAGGGTGTTGTCGCGTAGCAGGAGTATGAAAGAGTTGCGAGGAAAAATATGGTGAAGATCAGTTTGCGCATAAAAGTCCTCTGCGGCTGGTGCTCATGAGTGAAAAGTAGCATAGGCTGCACCGTGGCTTCATGCAAAATGGAGGAGTCGATCTTTCGCCCGGAAGCAGCCCATTGAACACTCCTGATCACGCCCTTTTTGCCCCTTCGCAGCGTATCCACTTCATCGGTATCGGTGGAATCGGGATGAGCGGCATTGCCGAGATATTGCTGACGATTGGCTATGCGGTTTCGGGGTCGGATATGCGCGAGTCGCCGGGGACGGAGAGGCTGCGCGGGCTGGGCGCGACGATCTATATCGGTCACGCGGCGGGGAACTCGGCAGCGAGCGATGTGGTCGTGACCAGCTCTGCCGTGGCGAAGGACAATCCCGAGGTGATGGAGGCGCGGTCGCGGAAGATTCCCGTGATTCAGCGCGCGGAGATGCTCGCTGAGTTGATGCGGCTGAAGTACGGCATCGCTGTAGCGGGGATGCACGGCAAAACGACGACGACGAGCATGATTGCGGCCGTTCTCGCGGGTGGCGAGCTTGATCCGACGGTGGTCGTTGGGGGGCGCGTGGATGCGCTGGGGTCGAACGCCAAGCTGGGCAAGTCGCAGTATCTGGTTGCTGAGGCGGACGAGAGCGATCGCTCGTTTCTGAAGCTGCCTCCGGTGCTGGCCGTGGTGACGAACCTCGACCGCGAGCACATGGATACCTACCGCGATATGGCGGATGTCGAGGGCGCGTTTCTTGAGTTCATGGACAAGGTGCCGTTTTACGGAGCGATCACCGCGTGTATCGATAACCCGATGCTGAAGGCGGTATTGCCGCGCGTAACGCGCAAGCTCTACACCTATGGCGAGAGTGCGGAGGCGGACTTCCGGCTGCGAATTCTGCCGACGGGCAACGGTGTGCGTTCGACGTTTGAGGTGAACACGCGTGGACTGGTGCTAGGGCCGTTCACGCTGTCGGTGCCGGGGAAGCACAATATTCTGAACGCGACAGCAGCGGTCGCCGTAGGGGTGCAGCTTGGGATTGCGCCGGAGAAGATTGCTGCCGGGCTGGAGAGCTTCCGAGGCGTGGATCGCAGGTTCCAGACCAAGGGGGTGGAGCGTGGGGTGACGGTGGTGGACGATTACGGCCATCATCCGACGGAAGTGAAGGCGACGCTGGCAGCGGCGCGGAGCTGTGGCTTCGGGCGTGTGCTGGTCTTGTTCCAGCCGCATCGTTATACGCGTACACGAGATTTGATGGACGATTTCGCTGGTGCGTTTGGGGATGCGGACGCGGTGCAGGTACTGGATATTTATGCCGCCAGCGAGCAGCCGATTGAAGGCATTAGCGGCGAAACTCTGGCTGCGGCGATACGGCAGGCTGGCGGAGGGCGCGTGACGTATGCGGACTCCGTCGCTCTGGCGGTGGAGCGTCTGGTAGCGGACGCGCGGCCCGGGGATTGCATCCTGACGCTGGGGGCCGGGAGTGTTTCGCAGGCCGGGCCGGTGTTGTTGGACGCGTTGAAGAGCTAGAGAGGCGAGGGGCGTAGGACGGCAGGGCTAGGTGATCTAACCCTTTCTGTTCCTTTCTGTTATTTCTTGCCTACTTCCTCGTTTTCCTACTCTCCTTGCTTTCCCCTACTTTCCTGGTCTCTCCCTACTTCCTTCGCTTTTCCTGCTTTCCTGCCACCTTGCACCTCATCCCCTGTTCCTTCGCGGGTTCCTCGCTGTAACGGCTCGGTTTTGTGGGCGTTGGCGTGGATAGAATCAGTGGCAGGCGATTCTCTCGCGGCCTTGCTCGGGCTGCGTGGTATGAAATTGAAGCTGAAACGCGGATCTCGCGGAAGTGCGGTGCTGGATGCGCCGGAGGAGATGTACGCCTCGGAGATGGAGCATCCATTCGCTGAAGCTTCCGAGACCCCCGCTACGTGGGAACCGGCTCCTGCCGGTGCGTTTCAGCGTGCGCGCGAACGGGCTGCTGCTGGCGAATCAACAGGAGAAGAAGCGTATGTGCCGCGACGTGGCACGACGCCGAAGTTCAGCCTGCGAACCAGTGTGCCGAAGTCCATGGCCGGGCGGCTGGTCTTTGCTTCTGCAGCGTTTCTGGTGCTGGGAGCGGCTGCTGTTGCGGTCGCTGCTGTGCGGCACTCGTTGCTGCGCGATGATCGCTTCGCCATTACGACCTCCTCTGACATTGAAATCAGTGGCAACGAACATCTGACGCGCTCGCAGTTACTGAGCGTCTTTGGTTCGGATCTGGAGCGCAATATCTTCAAGGTGCCGCTGACGGAGCGGCGCGCGGATCTGGAGCGTTTGCCGTGGATTCAGCATGCGACCGTGATGCGGTTGCTACCGAACCATCTGCGAGTGAGTGTGACGGAGCGGACGCCGGTGGCGTTTGTGCGGCAGGGAACGCAGATCGGGCTGGTGGATGAGAGCGGCGTGCTGCTGGATATGCCGCAGGATGCCGCGGGCGATCCGCATTACTCGTTCCCCGTACTGACGGGGCTGAATCCGGGCGACGCGTTGTCGACGCGTGCGGCGCGGATGCAGGTCTATGCCAAGTTTATGCAGGCACTGGGCGGCGATTCGGCCGAGGGCAAGAAGCGCACCGAGACGTTGAGCGAGGTGGATGTTTCGAACCCAGAGGACGTGAAGGCGCTGGTCGCGATGAACGGCTCGGATGTGCTGGTCCACTTTGGCGACGAGCAGTTTCTCGACCGCTACAACGAGTTTGCGCAGCATCTGCCGGAGTGGAGAGCGCAGTATCCGAAGCTGAGCTCGGCGGACATGCGCTATGAGCGGCAGGTGGTGCTGGAGATGGCGCCAGGGGCTGGGACTCAGGCGGCTGCTGCGGCTCCGAGTACGAGTGCTGCAACGGCAGCGGCTCCTGTGGCTGCGATGGTGGCGGCAAAGCCAGCAGCGGCGAAGCCTGTGCTGCGGCGAGCGAAGGCTGAGAGCAAGAGTGCGGTAGCGAAGAAAATGATGGCGGAGAAGCTGGCGCGAGCACGAGCGGCAGCCCATGCGCATCCAGTTCATCCCCGGCAGGTGAGCCAATGAATCAACGCAACGAAAACCTGATTACTGTTCTTGATGCAGGCAGCACGAAGAGCTGTGTGCTGGTGGCTGAGCTGGTCGATGGCGTCCTACGTTATCGCGGCCATGGGCTTGAGCCGTCGAAGGGCATGCGACGCGGTGTGATCTCCGATCTTGGCCCCGCGGCTGAGGTGATCGACCGGGCGGCGCTGCAGGCGGAGCGCGTGAGCAAGGCGCCGATTGAGTCCACGGTGGTTGGCATCGGTGGGCCGCACATTCGCGGCGTGAACTCGCAGGGTGGCATCAGTATGGGCTCGCGCATGAAGGAGATCACGCGCGAGGACGTGCGTTCAGCAATCGATCGCGCACGTTCGATCGGGCTGGCGCCTGATCGCGAGGTGCTGCATTTGTTGCCGCAGCAGTTCATCCTGGATGACCAGTCGGCGATCCATGATCCGGTGGGCATGGTGGGGAATCGGCTGGAGGTTTCGCTGCATATCTCGACGTGCTCGGGGTCGGCGGCGCAGTCGGTGGTGACGTGCGCGAACAAAGCCGGGCTTGAGGTGACGGACACGGTCTTCGAGGGCATTGCGGCGGCGGAAGCAGTGCTGAGCGCGGACGAGCGCGAACTGGGCGTATGCATTGTGGACATTGGAGCTAGCTCGACGGAGCTGGTTGTGTTCTTCGAAGGCTCGGTGGCGCATACGGCGGTGCTGCCGATCGGTGGCGACCACTTCACGAACGATCTGGCAGTAGGTCTGCATGTGTCGCTGGATGAGGCCGAAGGGCTGAAGCGCGCGTATGGCAACTGCGTGGTGACGGCTGTTCCGCAGTTGAATGAGATTGAGATCGGCGGCGACCTGGCTACGGGCGGGCAGACGGCACGGATCGTCCGGCAGCGCTTTCTGGCGGAGATTCTGGAGCCGCGTGCGCGTGAGCTGTTGACGATGCTGCGCGATAACCTGCGCCAGGGTGGCGTGCTGGAGGCGATGGGCGCGGGCTGCGTGTTCACAGGCGGCGGAGCGAACCTGACCGGGCTGCTGGACCATGCGGAAAGCCTGCTGCGCGTACCTGCCCGGATCGGGTATCCGGTGCCGCTGAGCCGTATGCCTGCGGAGCTGGCCAAGCCGGAGTTTTCGGTGGCAATTGGCATGTTGCTCTACACGCACCGGACACAGGTTCGGAAGGCGAGCGAAGAGCAGGGGCTGCGGCAGAAGCTGAAGTCGATCTTTGCGGGAAGCTTTTAGCGGATTCTGTCTACAAAATACGCTCGGGGTTCGTGTTTCCGGAGCGGCGAACGGTACACTGGAAGCATGAAATTCGGCAGGATCGTTGGTCTTGGTTTGGCGCTGTTGGGATGCGCCGCGGCGCATGCACAGTTATCGATTTACGGCACGTATACGGCGTCGCGTCACACCGGCCTGACCTGCCTGGATTCGCAGAACGAATGCTCGGGTACGGAAAACAACGCTGCGGGCGATCACTCGTCACGCATCAACCTGACCGGTGGATGGGGCGGCGTTAGCTACGACTGGAAGAAGTATGGCCCGGCGATGATCGGCTTCGATCTGCGTGCTGGCGAAGGCCACGCGAACCGCTCGGCGACGAGCAGCGCGGGTGGCGCAGGCGCAACGGCTTCGCAGAACGTGCTGGCGGGTGTGAAGGCAAGCTTCCATACCCCGATTCACGCGTTGAAGCCCTATGCGCAGGTTTCCGCTGGCTGGGCTCGCTCGAATCTGACGGAGCCATTTGGCACGACGACTGTGTCTCCGACGTCTGATTCTCCTGTTCCTCCGGCGAAGTATGACAACTTCTTCCAGGTGGAAGGCTTTGTCGGCGCGGACATCAAGATCTTTCCGGTGCTGGACCTGCGAATTATCGAGTTGGGTATCGGCAATATGAACCGTCTGGGCAATGGATCGGGCGCGAGTTCTGTCGGCGTAATGTCGGCTGGAGTCGGCGTCGTGTTTCACTTCCCGTCAGCTCACTAAAAGGCTTTTGGAGGCCTGGGTAACTCCGGGCACTTCAGGGGGAATCGAAGTAGATACATCATGCGCGGGCAACCGCGCATTTCCTTCTGGGGATTCCGCACTCCTGTTGTGCAGAATCAAAACAAGTATTTTTGCCAACGCCTGAGGAGATGCACCATGTCCTATCAGCCTGACGACTCGCTCAGGATCCACTACCACGACGAATCGCAGCGTTCGGCGCGCATCAAGGTCATTGGCGTGGGCGGCGGTGGCAACAACGCTGTCAATCGCATGATTGCTGCAGGTGTTGAAGGCGTTGAGTTTATCGCCGCAAACACCGATGCGCAGGCGTTAGAGACTTCGCAGGCTCCGGTAAAACTGCAGCTTGGCGTGAAGCTGACGAGCGGCCTCGGCGCGGGCGCGAATCCTGACATCGGGCGTCGTGCGGCGTTGGAAGACTCGGACAAGATTATTGAGTCGCTGGAAGGCGCGGACATGGTTTTTGTCACGGCTGGTCTCGGCGGCGGTACGGGTACAGGGGCGGCCCCAGTGATCGCTTCGCTCGCGAGCGAGATGGGCGCACTGACCGTTGCGGTCGTGACGCGGCCGTTTGCTTTCGAAGGCAAGCGCCGTATCAAGCAGGCGGAGCGCGGGTTGCAGGAGCTGCTCGAGTCGGTCGATACGCTGATCGTGATCCCGAACGAGAAACTGCTGGCTGTAGCGAAGGATGCGGGCTTCTTTGAGAGCTTCCGCATTGCCGACGATGTGCTGCGCCAGGGAGTGCAGGGCATTTCGGACATTATTACGATTCCGGGCGTCATCAACCGCGACTTTGCGGATGTGAAGACGACGATGGCCGGCATGGGCTACTCCGTGATGGGAACGGCTGTTCGCTCAGGTCCTGACCGCGCGAAGGAAGCGGCGTTGGCTGCGATGGCTTCGCCGCTGCTGGAGTCTGGGGCGATCGATGGAGCTCGAGGCATTCTGATCAACGTGACCGGTAGCTCGAACCTGAAGCTGAACGAAGTGGTGGAAGCTTCGACGCTGATCCAGGACGCGGCCCACGAAGATGCAAACATTATCTTTGGCGCGGTGCAGGACGAGGCGATGGGCGATGACGTGAAGATCACGGTAATCGCGACGGGCTTCCGTGAAGAGTCGGCCCAGCGTCGCGAGCGGATGCTCGGTGAGGCCGCATTTGGTGGCGCTCGTGTGTCGGAGGCTCCGGCTGAACCGCCACGCATTAGCATTCGTCCGCAGGCTGCTCCGTTTGCCAGCGAGGTGCGTGAAGCTGCTGCCCCCGTTGCAGAGAAGGTTGCGGAGCCGGAGATTCCGGTGACGCGTCCCGCTGGAGTTTTAGCAACACCGGCAAACGATGGGCTGGAAGGTTTCCCCGGCTTCCGTCCCGAAGCGAACGCTCCGCGTGTAATAACACCTCCGACGAACCCCTACTACGAGCAGGCGCGTGAGCAGGCTGCTTTGCGCGAGGCCTCAACGCAGACGGTGACGTTCCGTGAAGAGAGTTCTCATAGCGAACGCGTTGCCGGAGCGTATGTTCCGCA carries:
- the murC gene encoding UDP-N-acetylmuramate--L-alanine ligase, whose protein sequence is MNTPDHALFAPSQRIHFIGIGGIGMSGIAEILLTIGYAVSGSDMRESPGTERLRGLGATIYIGHAAGNSAASDVVVTSSAVAKDNPEVMEARSRKIPVIQRAEMLAELMRLKYGIAVAGMHGKTTTTSMIAAVLAGGELDPTVVVGGRVDALGSNAKLGKSQYLVAEADESDRSFLKLPPVLAVVTNLDREHMDTYRDMADVEGAFLEFMDKVPFYGAITACIDNPMLKAVLPRVTRKLYTYGESAEADFRLRILPTGNGVRSTFEVNTRGLVLGPFTLSVPGKHNILNATAAVAVGVQLGIAPEKIAAGLESFRGVDRRFQTKGVERGVTVVDDYGHHPTEVKATLAAARSCGFGRVLVLFQPHRYTRTRDLMDDFAGAFGDADAVQVLDIYAASEQPIEGISGETLAAAIRQAGGGRVTYADSVALAVERLVADARPGDCILTLGAGSVSQAGPVLLDALKS
- a CDS encoding YXWGXW repeat-containing protein, which translates into the protein MKIKGAIRTTLAVAVLGVAALIQAPAAQAQVAVGITAGYAPPPIPAYDQPEIPGDGYIWTPGYYAWGPDGYYWVDGAWVMPPYTDALWTPGWWGWGTGGYYWNAGYWGRTVGYYGGINYGFGYFGVGFYGGYWNGGRFWYNRSYGHFGPGFRGSVYNRPYAGYNGHPGGASFQSHPPSQYSNGGHGGGGNFNHGSSINGRGSEGYSNHGGQPGGNSGYNNHGGGQPSNGGGSYNNGGSNNRSGSTSTPQSYSGGQSSGYHGGGQPSGGSSAHGAQSSGGSSSHGGGQPSGGGASHGGGAPSGGSHGGGGGGSHSNGGHH
- the ftsZ gene encoding cell division protein FtsZ, with translation MSYQPDDSLRIHYHDESQRSARIKVIGVGGGGNNAVNRMIAAGVEGVEFIAANTDAQALETSQAPVKLQLGVKLTSGLGAGANPDIGRRAALEDSDKIIESLEGADMVFVTAGLGGGTGTGAAPVIASLASEMGALTVAVVTRPFAFEGKRRIKQAERGLQELLESVDTLIVIPNEKLLAVAKDAGFFESFRIADDVLRQGVQGISDIITIPGVINRDFADVKTTMAGMGYSVMGTAVRSGPDRAKEAALAAMASPLLESGAIDGARGILINVTGSSNLKLNEVVEASTLIQDAAHEDANIIFGAVQDEAMGDDVKITVIATGFREESAQRRERMLGEAAFGGARVSEAPAEPPRISIRPQAAPFASEVREAAAPVAEKVAEPEIPVTRPAGVLATPANDGLEGFPGFRPEANAPRVITPPTNPYYEQAREQAALREASTQTVTFREESSHSERVAGAYVPQAAAEPKPELVPVPASVFDDDFFRTPNGERRESAGAEAQWPEAKVPTFGGYAPDVNSPDGDELDIPAFLRKNH
- the ftsA gene encoding cell division protein FtsA, coding for MNQRNENLITVLDAGSTKSCVLVAELVDGVLRYRGHGLEPSKGMRRGVISDLGPAAEVIDRAALQAERVSKAPIESTVVGIGGPHIRGVNSQGGISMGSRMKEITREDVRSAIDRARSIGLAPDREVLHLLPQQFILDDQSAIHDPVGMVGNRLEVSLHISTCSGSAAQSVVTCANKAGLEVTDTVFEGIAAAEAVLSADERELGVCIVDIGASSTELVVFFEGSVAHTAVLPIGGDHFTNDLAVGLHVSLDEAEGLKRAYGNCVVTAVPQLNEIEIGGDLATGGQTARIVRQRFLAEILEPRARELLTMLRDNLRQGGVLEAMGAGCVFTGGGANLTGLLDHAESLLRVPARIGYPVPLSRMPAELAKPEFSVAIGMLLYTHRTQVRKASEEQGLRQKLKSIFAGSF
- a CDS encoding FtsQ-type POTRA domain-containing protein, which translates into the protein MKLKLKRGSRGSAVLDAPEEMYASEMEHPFAEASETPATWEPAPAGAFQRARERAAAGESTGEEAYVPRRGTTPKFSLRTSVPKSMAGRLVFASAAFLVLGAAAVAVAAVRHSLLRDDRFAITTSSDIEISGNEHLTRSQLLSVFGSDLERNIFKVPLTERRADLERLPWIQHATVMRLLPNHLRVSVTERTPVAFVRQGTQIGLVDESGVLLDMPQDAAGDPHYSFPVLTGLNPGDALSTRAARMQVYAKFMQALGGDSAEGKKRTETLSEVDVSNPEDVKALVAMNGSDVLVHFGDEQFLDRYNEFAQHLPEWRAQYPKLSSADMRYERQVVLEMAPGAGTQAAAAAPSTSAATAAAPVAAMVAAKPAAAKPVLRRAKAESKSAVAKKMMAEKLARARAAAHAHPVHPRQVSQ